A window of the Henckelia pumila isolate YLH828 chromosome 3, ASM3356847v2, whole genome shotgun sequence genome harbors these coding sequences:
- the LOC140887368 gene encoding cytochrome P450 85A1-like isoform X2: protein MAALEVFLVVIWGLCILSTALLRWNEVRYRKKELPPGIMGWPVFGETTEFLKQGPDFMRSKRSRYGSFFKSHLLGCPTIVSMDPELNRYILVNEAKGLVPGYPQSMLDILGECNISAIHGSAHKYMRGALLSLISPTMIKGQLLPKIDDFMRSHLSNWDNKSIDIQEKTKEMAFLSSLMQIATNECSSISKIFMPEFFKLVLGTLSLPINLPNTNYNRGFQARKTITNLLRGLVEKRRESEETQNDMLYLLINYEQNNIKLSDEDIIDLVITILYSGYETVSTTSMMAIKYLRDHPKVLEELRKEHMEIRERKRPEDPIDYNDYKSMRFTRAVIYETSRLATIVNGVLRKTTRDMEINGYMIPRGWRIYVYTREVNYDPCLYPDPLSFNPWRWLEKGLENQHHFLIFGGGTRQCPGKELGLAEISTFLHYFVTQYKWEEEGKNKIMKFPRVEAPNGFHIRVSTH from the exons ATGGCTGCCTTAGAGGTATTTCTTGTGGTAATATGGGGGCTCTGCATCTTGAGTACTGCTTTACTGAGATGGAATGAGGTCAGGTACAGGAAGAAAGAGTTGCCTCCTGGTATCATGGGATGGCCTGTTTTTGGAGAGACAACTGAATTTCTTAAGCAAGGTCCAGACTTCATGAGAAGCAAGAGATCGAG GTATGGGAGTTTTTTCAAATCCCACTTACTGGGCTGTCCTACCATTGTTTCAATGGATCCCGAGCTAAATAGATATATTCTAGTGAATGAAGCAAAAGGACTTGTACCTGGATATCCCCAGTCGATGCTAGACATCTTAGGCGAGTGCAACATTTCAGCAATTCACGGCTCTGCTCACAAGTACATGAGAGGGGCATTGCTCTCCCTCATAAGCCCCACCATGATCAAAGGTCAACTTCTACCGAAAATCGATGATTTCATGAGATCCCATCTCAGCAATTGGGATAACAAATCCATTGACATTCAAGAGAAAACCAAGGAG ATGGCTTTTTTATCATCCCTGATGCAAATAGCGACCAACGAATGCAGCTCCATATCTAAAATATTCATGCCAGAATTCTTCAAGTTAGTGCTAGGAACTCTCTCTCTGCCTATCAACCTTCCAAATACAAACTACAACCGTGGATTTCAG GCTAGGAAAACCATCACAAACTTGTTGAGGGGGCTGGTAGAGAAGAGAAGAGAGTCTGAAGAAACCCAAAATGACATGCTTTATCTCCTAATTAACTATGAACAGAATAATATCAAGCTAAGTGATGAGGACATAATTGACTTGGTCATCACAATCTTGTATTCTGGATATGAGACGGTCTCGACTACATCAATGATGGCCATAAAATATCTTCGTGATCATCCAAAAGTGCTTGAAGAATTAAGG AAAGAACATATGGAAATTAGAGAAAGAAAAAGGCCTGAGGACCCTATCGATTATAACGACTACAAATCGATGCGCTTCACACGTGCC GTCATATATGAGACATCAAGATTAGCTACAATAGTGAATGGAGTGTTGAGAAAAACAACAAGAGATATGGAGATAAACG gATACATGATTCCACGAGGGTGGAGGATATATGTTTACACAAGAGAAGTCAACTACGATCCTTGCCTTTATCCCGATCCATTATCCTTCAATCCATGGAGATGGCTG GAAAAGGGCCTAGAGAACCAACACCATTTCTTGATCTTTGGAGGTGGAACTAGGCAGTGTCCCGGAAAAGAACTCGGCCTGGCCGAAATCTCTACTTTCCTTCACTATTTCGTGACACAATACAAATGGGAAGAAGAGGGTAAAAACAAGATAATGAAATTTCCAAGGGTTGAAGCGCCTAATGGTTTCCATATACGGGTTTCTACCCACTAA
- the LOC140887368 gene encoding cytochrome P450 85A1-like isoform X1: MAALEVFLVVIWGLCILSTALLRWNEVRYRKKELPPGIMGWPVFGETTEFLKQGPDFMRSKRSRYGSFFKSHLLGCPTIVSMDPELNRYILVNEAKGLVPGYPQSMLDILGECNISAIHGSAHKYMRGALLSLISPTMIKGQLLPKIDDFMRSHLSNWDNKSIDIQEKTKEVCIGNPLIKFKNHFTQLYSMILIVPFVLTQHHHYIFQMAFLSSLMQIATNECSSISKIFMPEFFKLVLGTLSLPINLPNTNYNRGFQARKTITNLLRGLVEKRRESEETQNDMLYLLINYEQNNIKLSDEDIIDLVITILYSGYETVSTTSMMAIKYLRDHPKVLEELRKEHMEIRERKRPEDPIDYNDYKSMRFTRAVIYETSRLATIVNGVLRKTTRDMEINGYMIPRGWRIYVYTREVNYDPCLYPDPLSFNPWRWLEKGLENQHHFLIFGGGTRQCPGKELGLAEISTFLHYFVTQYKWEEEGKNKIMKFPRVEAPNGFHIRVSTH, translated from the exons ATGGCTGCCTTAGAGGTATTTCTTGTGGTAATATGGGGGCTCTGCATCTTGAGTACTGCTTTACTGAGATGGAATGAGGTCAGGTACAGGAAGAAAGAGTTGCCTCCTGGTATCATGGGATGGCCTGTTTTTGGAGAGACAACTGAATTTCTTAAGCAAGGTCCAGACTTCATGAGAAGCAAGAGATCGAG GTATGGGAGTTTTTTCAAATCCCACTTACTGGGCTGTCCTACCATTGTTTCAATGGATCCCGAGCTAAATAGATATATTCTAGTGAATGAAGCAAAAGGACTTGTACCTGGATATCCCCAGTCGATGCTAGACATCTTAGGCGAGTGCAACATTTCAGCAATTCACGGCTCTGCTCACAAGTACATGAGAGGGGCATTGCTCTCCCTCATAAGCCCCACCATGATCAAAGGTCAACTTCTACCGAAAATCGATGATTTCATGAGATCCCATCTCAGCAATTGGGATAACAAATCCATTGACATTCAAGAGAAAACCAAGGAGGTTTGCATTGGAAACCCTTTgatcaaattcaagaatcattTCACTCAGTTATACTCAATGATACTCATTGTGCCTTTTGTTCTAACACAACACCACCATTATATTTTTCAGATGGCTTTTTTATCATCCCTGATGCAAATAGCGACCAACGAATGCAGCTCCATATCTAAAATATTCATGCCAGAATTCTTCAAGTTAGTGCTAGGAACTCTCTCTCTGCCTATCAACCTTCCAAATACAAACTACAACCGTGGATTTCAG GCTAGGAAAACCATCACAAACTTGTTGAGGGGGCTGGTAGAGAAGAGAAGAGAGTCTGAAGAAACCCAAAATGACATGCTTTATCTCCTAATTAACTATGAACAGAATAATATCAAGCTAAGTGATGAGGACATAATTGACTTGGTCATCACAATCTTGTATTCTGGATATGAGACGGTCTCGACTACATCAATGATGGCCATAAAATATCTTCGTGATCATCCAAAAGTGCTTGAAGAATTAAGG AAAGAACATATGGAAATTAGAGAAAGAAAAAGGCCTGAGGACCCTATCGATTATAACGACTACAAATCGATGCGCTTCACACGTGCC GTCATATATGAGACATCAAGATTAGCTACAATAGTGAATGGAGTGTTGAGAAAAACAACAAGAGATATGGAGATAAACG gATACATGATTCCACGAGGGTGGAGGATATATGTTTACACAAGAGAAGTCAACTACGATCCTTGCCTTTATCCCGATCCATTATCCTTCAATCCATGGAGATGGCTG GAAAAGGGCCTAGAGAACCAACACCATTTCTTGATCTTTGGAGGTGGAACTAGGCAGTGTCCCGGAAAAGAACTCGGCCTGGCCGAAATCTCTACTTTCCTTCACTATTTCGTGACACAATACAAATGGGAAGAAGAGGGTAAAAACAAGATAATGAAATTTCCAAGGGTTGAAGCGCCTAATGGTTTCCATATACGGGTTTCTACCCACTAA